The following coding sequences are from one Streptomyces sp. V3I7 window:
- a CDS encoding ATP-binding protein, whose amino-acid sequence MGTDWPRQPERDGSSSGHVRPTEGPRSVDLLVAMDEAGLAEVREFTRRTLADWALDHRSDDAVTVVTELTANALVHAAADETNVWLRLSRRAAHVVCAVTDHSDQPPVYPHAPDPLAEHGRGLRIIEALSEHWGWTRRTPGGKTVWAMLPARP is encoded by the coding sequence GTGGGGACCGACTGGCCCCGTCAGCCGGAGCGCGACGGCTCGTCCAGCGGCCACGTACGCCCCACCGAAGGACCCCGGTCCGTCGACCTCCTCGTCGCCATGGACGAAGCGGGCCTCGCCGAGGTGCGGGAGTTCACCCGCCGCACCCTGGCCGACTGGGCGCTGGACCACCGCAGTGACGACGCCGTCACCGTCGTCACGGAGCTCACCGCGAACGCGCTGGTCCACGCCGCCGCCGACGAGACGAACGTCTGGCTGAGGCTCTCCCGCAGAGCCGCCCACGTCGTCTGCGCGGTCACCGATCACAGCGACCAGCCACCCGTGTACCCCCACGCGCCCGATCCGCTGGCCGAACACGGTCGCGGCCTGCGCATCATCGAGGCCCTCTCCGAACACTGGGGCTGGACGCGGCGCACACCCGGCGGCAAGACGGTCTGGGCCATGCTGCCGGCCCGCCCCTGA
- a CDS encoding DUF397 domain-containing protein, with translation MASVPNGVRASSLDARWITTRRGSAEGDCVEVAPLTDGGIAVRNSRDPDGPALVYTRSEVRAFLAGAKDGEFDHLL, from the coding sequence GTGGCATCAGTACCCAACGGAGTGCGGGCGAGTTCGCTGGACGCCCGATGGATCACCACCCGGCGCGGCAGCGCCGAGGGCGACTGCGTCGAGGTGGCGCCCCTGACCGACGGAGGCATCGCGGTACGCAACTCACGCGACCCCGACGGTCCCGCCCTCGTCTACACGCGGTCCGAGGTGCGGGCGTTCCTGGCCGGGGCGAAGGACGGCGAGTTCGACCACCTGCTGTGA
- a CDS encoding SAM-dependent methyltransferase — translation MQPGNELSTKIDATVPTAARMYDYYLGGKDNYSADRAACEELDKVVPSTRALALNNRRFLQRAVKVLAEDYGIRQFLDHGSGLPTQNNVHQVAQQIAPESRVVYVDNDPMVLVHGRALLDQNDRTAVIHADMRDTETIFSHPDTQRLIDFSQPVAVLFNSVFHCIPDSETDGPPALVRRVSERLVPGSYLLMCQLVSEDPEVRDFVTDFMDQATQGHWGRVRQEKDMEALFEGMDVLEPGLVEVSTWRPDTEVTPRQQTMEWIEFGGVARLR, via the coding sequence ATGCAGCCTGGTAATGAGCTGTCCACGAAAATCGACGCGACCGTCCCGACGGCGGCTCGTATGTACGACTACTACCTGGGCGGCAAGGACAACTACTCGGCCGACCGCGCGGCCTGCGAGGAGCTGGACAAGGTCGTCCCCAGCACCCGTGCCCTGGCCCTGAACAACCGCCGCTTCCTGCAGCGTGCGGTCAAGGTCCTCGCGGAGGACTACGGGATAAGGCAGTTCCTCGACCACGGGTCCGGTCTGCCCACCCAGAACAACGTGCACCAGGTCGCCCAGCAGATCGCCCCCGAGTCGCGCGTCGTGTACGTCGACAACGACCCGATGGTGCTGGTGCACGGCCGCGCGCTGCTGGACCAGAACGACCGTACGGCGGTCATCCACGCCGACATGCGCGACACGGAGACGATCTTCTCCCACCCCGACACCCAGCGGCTGATCGACTTCTCGCAGCCGGTCGCGGTGCTCTTCAACTCGGTCTTCCACTGCATCCCGGACAGCGAGACGGACGGCCCGCCGGCCCTGGTGCGCCGCGTGTCGGAACGGCTGGTGCCCGGCAGCTACCTGCTGATGTGTCAGCTGGTCAGCGAGGACCCCGAGGTCCGCGACTTCGTCACCGACTTCATGGACCAGGCCACGCAGGGACACTGGGGCCGCGTCCGGCAGGAGAAGGACATGGAGGCGCTGTTCGAGGGCATGGACGTCCTCGAACCGGGGCTGGTGGAGGTGTCCACGTGGCGCCCCGACACCGAGGTGACGCCCCGTCAGCAGACCATGGAGTGGATCGAGTTCGGCGGAGTGGCCCGCCTCCGCTAG
- a CDS encoding maleylpyruvate isomerase family mycothiol-dependent enzyme gives MPEGLGEAIRGTAGDIAALLRGAAGTSGPIPGSQWTVGEAAAHLALANRLMAEIAAGHERPYGDGTPQSLAAANAESLDVFEERAAEPLAAMIVEQAEALLDATAAHHTPSTATDGVLMTPLGPMNHALLASYLLTHMLGHGYDLARALGRPHMIDRTRVELCLPFLKSAMPRVADAAAVSGVTARYTLRLRGGPAFGVTFAGGAVEVSPELVDRPDCTVLTEPVAFLLMALGRQGPWQALARGHVLAWGRRPWLAPRFPALFIAP, from the coding sequence GTGCCGGAAGGGCTCGGCGAGGCGATACGCGGCACGGCCGGGGACATCGCCGCCCTGCTGCGCGGCGCGGCCGGCACGAGCGGGCCGATACCGGGGTCGCAGTGGACGGTCGGTGAGGCGGCCGCGCATCTGGCGCTGGCCAACCGGCTGATGGCCGAGATCGCGGCCGGGCACGAGCGTCCGTACGGCGACGGGACGCCGCAGAGTCTGGCCGCGGCCAACGCCGAGAGCCTCGACGTCTTCGAGGAGCGTGCGGCCGAGCCCCTCGCGGCGATGATCGTGGAGCAGGCCGAGGCGTTGCTGGACGCCACGGCCGCCCATCACACCCCATCCACAGCCACCGACGGGGTGCTCATGACGCCCCTCGGCCCCATGAACCACGCCCTTCTCGCCTCGTACCTCCTGACCCACATGCTGGGGCACGGCTACGACCTCGCCCGCGCGCTGGGCCGTCCGCACATGATCGATCGCACGCGCGTCGAACTGTGCCTGCCGTTCCTGAAGTCGGCCATGCCGCGCGTCGCCGACGCCGCGGCCGTCTCCGGTGTGACCGCGCGTTACACGCTCAGGCTGCGCGGCGGTCCGGCGTTCGGCGTGACGTTCGCCGGCGGTGCGGTCGAGGTGAGCCCGGAGCTGGTGGACCGTCCGGACTGCACCGTCCTCACCGAGCCCGTCGCGTTCCTGCTCATGGCGCTGGGCCGGCAGGGTCCCTGGCAGGCGCTCGCGCGCGGCCATGTGCTGGCCTGGGGGCGCAGGCCGTGGCTCGCGCCCCGCTTCCCCGCGCTGTTCATCGCGCCCTGA
- a CDS encoding DoxX family protein, with product MAHLSRKDLGLLAMRLGTSGVLFVHGTQKLFGWFGGHGIDATANAMESMGFHPGKPAAIAAGAGEAGGGLLLALGVATPVAGAAAAGAMAGAVAVHRKAGFFATAGGYEYPAYLGFMAAGLGLAGPGRISLDHATHHRLNRPPMVLLALAGAAVAAFAIVDRREKALSAQALKAEAQEIFEDQQP from the coding sequence ATGGCCCACCTCTCCCGCAAGGATCTCGGACTGCTGGCTATGCGCCTCGGTACCAGCGGCGTGCTGTTCGTGCACGGCACGCAGAAGCTGTTCGGCTGGTTCGGCGGTCACGGCATCGATGCCACGGCGAATGCGATGGAGTCGATGGGCTTCCACCCCGGCAAGCCGGCCGCGATCGCGGCGGGCGCCGGTGAGGCGGGCGGCGGCCTGCTGCTCGCGCTCGGCGTCGCCACGCCGGTCGCGGGCGCGGCGGCGGCCGGGGCCATGGCCGGCGCGGTCGCGGTGCACCGCAAGGCGGGCTTCTTCGCCACCGCCGGCGGCTACGAGTACCCGGCCTACCTCGGCTTCATGGCCGCGGGTCTGGGTCTGGCCGGTCCGGGCCGTATCTCGCTCGACCACGCCACCCACCACCGCCTCAACCGTCCCCCGATGGTCCTGCTCGCGCTCGCGGGCGCCGCGGTGGCCGCCTTCGCCATCGTCGACCGCCGGGAGAAGGCGCTGAGCGCCCAGGCGCTCAAGGCCGAGGCGCAGGAGATCTTCGAGGACCAGCAGCCGTAG
- a CDS encoding thioesterase family protein, whose product MIHEVTDADTAVTVGSGDVPVLSTPRLIAWMEAATVRAAAPFTTTGQTTVGTAVRIEHLRPTRVGGSVEVTAEPPASAAGRRLTFAVRAVDSAGGIVAQGEIDRAIVDRGRFLTTAPDPRV is encoded by the coding sequence ATGATCCATGAAGTGACCGACGCCGACACCGCCGTGACGGTGGGCAGCGGCGACGTACCCGTCCTGTCCACCCCGCGGCTGATCGCCTGGATGGAGGCGGCGACCGTACGGGCCGCCGCCCCGTTCACCACGACGGGCCAGACGACGGTGGGAACCGCGGTCCGCATCGAGCATCTGCGGCCCACCCGGGTGGGCGGTAGCGTGGAGGTGACGGCCGAGCCGCCGGCCTCGGCGGCGGGCCGTCGGCTCACGTTCGCCGTGCGGGCCGTCGACAGCGCGGGAGGGATCGTCGCGCAGGGCGAGATCGACCGCGCGATCGTGGACCGCGGACGGTTTCTGACGACGGCGCCCGACCCGCGCGTGTGA